ATTATCGCGCCGGAGGGGCCGTTTGTGATTTATGATGAGCATGCGGTCAACGATGCTCTGGGTAACAATGACGGCTTTGTTGATTGCGGCGAGTCGATCACGCTCGACATGCAGCTTCAGAATGTCGGGCCGGATACCGCCTTCAACGTGACGGCGACCCTGACGACTTCCGATGCTTATATAACCATCACCGACGGCACTGAATCCTTCGGCAACATTCCGGGTGATTTCGGCACGATGAATATCGCCGATGCTTTCGGCTTCGATGTCGCCGGCAGCACCCCTGACGGGCATATCGTATCCTTCGACCTGGCCGTGACCGGTTCCGATATCCGCGACACGACCTGGACGAGCGCCTTCACGGTGACGGTGCATGCCCCGACCGTGGCCTATGTTTCGGTGTCGATCGATGATGCCGCGGGCAACGGCAACGGGAGCCTCGACCCGGGTGAAACGGCCAATGTCGTGATCAATGTCGTCAACAACGGTTCGGCCGATGCTGTCGCGGTCAGCGGTGTTATCAGCGAAGAAGACACCTACGTGACCATCCTTGACGATCAGGGCTATTTCGGGACGATTAATTCCGGCGGCGGCACCGGCAATAACAGCGGTGATGTTTTTGTCGTTTCGGCGGATGAATCCTGCTCGATGGGTCATCTGCTGACGATGCATCTGGCCTTAACCGGCGACGGCGGCTATGGCATCACGCTCGATTTTGATTTTGTGGTGGGCGATCGGATCGTCTTCTACTTTGATGATTTCTCGTTCGACCAGGGCTGGACCGGCCTCGGCGGGACGGGTGAATGGACGATCGGCCCGGCCGTGGGCGGCCAGGGCGGTTCGGGCGCCGGCGATCCCTATGATGATCATACGGCCACCTCGGACGATTATGTTCTGGGTAACGACCTGACGCCGACCGACGGTGCCTACAGCGCTTCCATGAGCCAGACGTACTGGGTCTATTCACCGATGCTTGATCTGTCCGGTTTTGCGGGCGTGCAGATGCGCTACTTCCACTGGCTGGGCGTCGAGAGTTCGACCTACGATCATGCCACGCTGCAGGTCTACAACGGCACGGCGTGGGTGACGCTGTATACCAACTCCAGTACTGTCGATGAGAGCAGCTGGACGGAATCGTTCTATGATCTGTCATCGTATGCCGACGGCAATCAGGATTTCCAGATTCGTTTCGGTATCGGTCCGACCGACGGCAGCGGACAGTACTGCGGCTGGAATATCGACGATATCGAGCTGAAAGGTTACGGAGAGATACAGAGCGGTTCACCGCAAATAGTGCTGTTGCCGGAAGCACTGGCCGACAGCCTGCACCTTGGCGAGAGTACGGTTGATACGGTCAAGGTTTACAACACGGGTGAAGTCCTGCTTCGTCTGCGTTTCACCAGTCCCGACAGCTGGCTGATCTTCAGCACCGATCAGTACAATGTCCCGGCGGGCGACAGCCTGCTTCTTCCGGTGACGCTGTCGACGACCGGTCTGACGCCGGGCGATTACAGCGGCTCGCTCAATTACAGCTGCAACGATCCGCTCGACCCGAGCGGTGCGATTCCGGTCAGCATGCACATTTATTCGCCGGACATTCAGCTTCCGCAGGGTTCGATCGCCGAGACGGTGCAGCCGGATAGTCCGGTGATCGTTCCGTTCGTGATCAGCAATGCCGGTCCGGGCCGTCTGGAGTATGAGATTTCGCGGCTGATGTTCAACGGCAAGGATGCTCTGGTGGCGAAGACGGCGGCCGAGCCGACAGAGCCGCTGGGCTATTATCCGTCGGATGACAAGGGCGGCGAAGCGGAGCCGTTCTTTGCGGCCTCGACGAAGAGCAGCGGCGGGCCGGATGCCTGGGGTTATAACTGGGTAGATTCGGATGATCCGGCCGGTCCGGTTTACGAGTGGATCGATATCACGTCGCTCGGGACGATGACGGACAGTCTGGGAGATGATGACACGACGGCGGCGATACCGATCGGTTTCGATTTCCCGTTTTATGAGAATTTTTATAATACTTTGAATATATCGTCGAACGGCCTGGTCACGTTCGGCAAGGGGTCGACGGTTCGGACGAACACGAATCTTCCCAACAGTCTGGCGCCGAACAACCTGATTGCGGTCTGGTGGGACGATCTGGATCCGCGGACATCGGGTCATTTTTACTATTACCATGATGTCGCCAACGAGCGGTTCATTGTCAGTTTCAT
The sequence above is a segment of the Candidatus Zixiibacteriota bacterium genome. Coding sequences within it:
- a CDS encoding dockerin type I domain-containing protein, whose translation is IIAPEGPFVIYDEHAVNDALGNNDGFVDCGESITLDMQLQNVGPDTAFNVTATLTTSDAYITITDGTESFGNIPGDFGTMNIADAFGFDVAGSTPDGHIVSFDLAVTGSDIRDTTWTSAFTVTVHAPTVAYVSVSIDDAAGNGNGSLDPGETANVVINVVNNGSADAVAVSGVISEEDTYVTILDDQGYFGTINSGGGTGNNSGDVFVVSADESCSMGHLLTMHLALTGDGGYGITLDFDFVVGDRIVFYFDDFSFDQGWTGLGGTGEWTIGPAVGGQGGSGAGDPYDDHTATSDDYVLGNDLTPTDGAYSASMSQTYWVYSPMLDLSGFAGVQMRYFHWLGVESSTYDHATLQVYNGTAWVTLYTNSSTVDESSWTESFYDLSSYADGNQDFQIRFGIGPTDGSGQYCGWNIDDIELKGYGEIQSGSPQIVLLPEALADSLHLGESTVDTVKVYNTGEVLLRLRFTSPDSWLIFSTDQYNVPAGDSLLLPVTLSTTGLTPGDYSGSLNYSCNDPLDPSGAIPVSMHIYSPDIQLPQGSIAETVQPDSPVIVPFVISNAGPGRLEYEISRLMFNGKDALVAKTAAEPTEPLGYYPSDDKGGEAEPFFAASTKSSGGPDAWGYNWVDSDDPAGPVYEWIDITSLGTMTDSLGDDDTTAAIPIGFDFPFYENFYNTLNISSNGLVTFGKGSTVRTNTNLPNSLAPNNLIAVWWDDLDPRTSGHFYYYHDVANERFIVSFIDIRNYASGGGTGSLTFQAILYPNGKILLQYDHMDPGTDAAGLAGSTIGIENSAGTDGLPVVYDAAYMHDDLAVLFTAASWLTVDPGSGMIDPFSSDTIMVGFDAAELIDGDYNGQLTIASNDPDTPELAVPVTMTVQGVLMPPPSPSLTSPADGATDVSQPVVLDWEDVTTATQYEVQVDVTDAFTTAVKDTSCAVSQCQVTGLDEGVTFFWRVRAQNEAGWGDWCACRNFTTEITWVCGDANADGSVNILDVTYIIAYLYRQGPAPDPLLSADVDGSGGVTILDVNYLITYIYRSGPAPHCQ